The Kiritimatiellia bacterium genome contains the following window.
TTTCAACCTGGTCTTCGCGAACAACGACGTGCTCGACAACGTGAACGCCGGGATGCTGGTCGGCGGCGAGGGCGCCAGCGGGACGTTCGACGTCCTGGTGGACGGCAGCCGGTTCGAGAACAACGGCATCGGCCTGATGAGCCAGGCGGCGAACTACGACTCGGCCCTGCTGCAGATCCAGGACAGCGCGTTCAACCGCAACAACGCGGACGGCGCGACGGTCCTGATGATCGGCAACGGCCTGGCCTCCGTGGTCCTCGCGGGCTCGCAGGCCGAGCGAAACGCCGGGGCGGGATTCAACGTCACGGCCATCGCTTCGGACCTCGCGCTCGTCGAACTTTCCGGCGTCGGCGCGCACCGGAACGGCGGGGGCGGCGTCAACATCGCGCTGATGGATTCCGGCTCGGCGCAGGCGCTGCTCCACGACGTGCAGGCGCACCGGAACGAGGGACTCGGCGTGAACATCGGCGTGCTGGGCGCGGACGAGGGGCTCATTTCCCTCTCGCATGTCTCGGCCGACGATAACGCCGGGCCGGGCGTCACCGCGGTCATGGTTGATGCCGGGGAGGCCACGGCCTGGCTCAACCACGTGCACGCGGACGGCAACGAGGGTCCGGGGCTGAACGTCAGCATCGCCGGCGCCGGGTCCGCGGTCGCCGGCGTCGCGAACTCCTCCGCCGACGGCAACCTGGGCGGCGGCGTGAACATCACCCTGTCCGACGCGCCGTGGGCCATGGCGCTGGTTTCCGGCTCCGAGGCCCGCGGCAACCTCGGCGGGCCGGGCTTCAACGTGCTCGTCGAGAACGCCGACCTCGCCCTGGCTAATCTCTCCGGGCTGACGGCCAACGACAACGAGGGCGGCGGCATCCTGCTGAACATGCAGAGCCCCTTCGCGGCGATCGGCGTGATCGGCATGCCGGCCGCGCTCGTCGAGACCCTGGAGGGCGCGCTCGGGCTGGCCGGCGGCCTGCTGCCGCCGGAAGTCGAGGACCTGCTGGGACCCGCCGGCCCGATCGAGGCCGTCGGAAACCAGGGCCAGGGCGTCGCGGCCTTCATCGACGGGGACCTGATCGCGGGCGGGGCGTTCTTCGATATCCGGGCCGAGGGCAACCTCGGCGGAGGCGTGTCGGCGCTCGTGTCGAGCTCCAACGGAATCGCGGTCGGGCTCGGGGGCTCGTCCGAGAACATTATGGAGATCGCGCAACTGGGCGCCGATATCGCCTCGCTCTTCGGGATCGACCTCGCCGTCGCGCCGTCGCCCGGCGGGCGCACGGTGGTGAACGGCAACCTCGGGCCCGGCTTCGTTCTCGGCGCGATGGGCAACCTCGCGGGCGTCGGGGCCCTCGTGGGCGTGGAAGCCGACGGCAACCTGGGTCTGGGCGCGGGCGTGATGGTTTCGTCCGAGGCCATCTCGGTGGCCGCCGCCGCGCGCATCCTGGCGCTGAACACCATGGGCGACGGCCTGGTCGTGGCCGCGGACGGCCCCACGGCGGCGATCGGCGTCGTCGCCGACGCCCAGGCCACCGGCAACGCCGGGAACGGCATCGTCGCCGAAATCACGAGCGACGAGGGCTACGCGGGCGCTTTGTTCGCCTCGACCGATCCGCTCCGGCCGGTCGCGGCGCTGCTCGGCGACCTGTTGCTGGGGGAACCGCTGGCCGTGCCCGGCCAGCCGTTCGGACCGGTCATCGCCTCGGACAACGGGGCGGACGGCGTCGCGGCCGTCGTCACCGGCCGAGACGGGGCGCTCGGGCTGTTCCTCGACACCCAGGCCACCGGCAACGGGGACGACGGCCTGGACGTCTCGGTGAACTCGCCCGAGGGCTACGCTATTTCGGCGTTCGTGTCCTCCGACTGGCTGTTCGATCTGCTCGGCGGCTTCCTCGGCCCGATCGATTACGATCCGCTGGGCGGGATCATCGCCAGCGGCAACGTCGATCACGGCATCCGCCTGCGCCAGGACGGCCTGGCCGGCGCGTATGCCGTGCTGGTGGGCCTGCAGGCCAACGAGAACGGGAAGGACGGCCTGAACGCTCGGCTGGACAGCGGGGAAGGCGACGCCATGACGGCGGTCATCGCCGCCGACGCCATGGATAACGGGGGCCAAGGTTTCCTCACGGAAAACAACGCGAGCCTGGACAGCCTGGCCGCCTTCGTGGACGTCTGGGCCTCCGGCAACGAGCGCCAGGGTATCCGCGCGATCGGCACCAGCGTCAACGCCAACGCCTACGCGATCCTGGCTGGCGTGGACACGGTGGACAACGGCATGGCCGGTTCCTCGATCGAGTTGGGCGCCACGGTGGACGCCGTGGCGTGCCTGACGGACATGAGCAGCTACCTGAACGAGGGCCGCGGCGCCGCCGTGACGCTGACGGCCGGAGGAAGCGCGGTCCTGCTGGCGGGCTCCGGCGCCCTGGACGATTTCACCGCCGCCTACGATCCCCTCTTCGGCCTGTTCGGCCTGGTCGCCTTCCTGCTGCCCCAGGACGCGGTCCTGCTGGACAACAACGAAGGCGCGGGCCTGTACGCCGACCTGCACAGCGCGGCCGGCGAGGCGGTGGTCAACCTCGCGGACGTGCGGGCCGTCGGGAACGACAACGCCGGGCTCAACCTCGACCTGGCGGCGGACAGCGGCGGCATCTCGGCGGGCTTCCTCGACGTCACGGCCGGCGAAAACGGCGGGCGCGGGCTGGATCTCTTCGCCGCCGGGGCCGGAAGCCTCCTCGCCGTGGACCTCACGCGGGTCTCGGTCAACAACAACAGCAACGACGGGGCGCGGATCCGCGTGGACTACAACGGGCCGGTCAACGTGTACGGCGAGCAGGTCGTGGCCATCGACAACGGCGGGGCGGGCGTCCGGATGGACATCCTGGCCGGGGGCCTGTTGAACATGGACTTCGGCGGCGGGGCGCTGGGCAGTCCGGGCCAGGGCCAGTTCTTCGGCAACGGCGCCCGCGATTTCCGCAACGTCGGCGCCGGCACGGTGTTCGCGGAACAGAACTGGTGGGGCGCCAATCCCCCGCTGGCGAACCAGTTCTTCGGCAGCGTGGACTACACGCCGTGGCTGACCGAGCCGCCGCCGTGAGGGCGGGCTCGCGGGAGTTCGCTCCTCCAAGGACGGCGGCCCTGGAGGGCGGAGCTCCCGCGACGCCGCAGAGCATGCGCTTGACGATTTGGCCGGATATGGTAATTTCCCTCGAAATGAGCATTCGTTCCGTCATCGCTGCGCGCACAGGGAAAGGCCCGACCGCCTCTTCCTCGCTGTTGCTCTCCCTTAGCGGCAACACCCGCGCGGCGGTGGGCGCGAGGTGTTGCTCCTGATCCCCTCGCTCTACGGAGCGCAGAAAACCCGCCGCGAAAAACGCCGGCGGGTTTTTTATTGGTTCCCGCCGGGAGATCGGTAGGCTGAACCCGTTTGAAGAAAGCAAAGGAACGTCATCATGAGTACGGAAAAGACCAGTGAAAAGAATCGCGTGATCATCTTCGACACGACGCTGCGCGACGGCGAACAGTGCCCCGGCGCGAGCATGAACATCCACGAGAAGCTGGAGGTCGCCCGCCAGCTGGCGCGGCTGAACGTGGACGTCATCGAGGCCGGCTTCCCCATCGCCTCGCCCGGCGACTTCGAGGCCGTCAAGGCCGTCGCCGAGCAGGTCAAGGGCCCGTACATCGCGGGGCTGGCCCGGTGCATCAACAAGGACATCGAGCGCTGCGCCGAGGCCGTCGCGCCCGCCGGGAAGAAGGCGTACATCCACACCTTCCTGGCGACGTCGGCGATCCACCGGCAGTTCAAGCTGAAGAAGGCCAAGCACGAGATCGTCAAGCAGGCCGTCGCCGCCGTGAAGTACGCCCGGACGTTCTGCGACCGGGTGCAGTTCAGCCCGGAGGACGCCTCGCGCACGGAGCCGGAGTTCCTGGCCGAGGTCTGCGAGGCCGTGATCGACGCGGGCGCCACGACCGTGAACATCCCGGACACCGTCGGCTACGCCGTGCCCATCGAGTTCGGCCGGCTGATCGCGTACCTGGTCGAGCACGTGAGGAACATCCACCGCGCGATCATCCACGTCCACTGCCACAACGACCTGGGGCTGGCGGTCGCGAATTCGCTGGCGGCGGTGCGCAACGGCGCGCGCGGCATCGAGTGCACGATCAACGGCCTGGGCGAGCGCGCGGGCAACTGCTCGCTGGAGGAGGTCGTCATGGGGCTGCGCGTACGCGGGGACGCCTTCGGCAACCTGTGGACCGCCGTGAAGACGCGGGAGCTGTACCGGACCAGCCGCCTGGTCAGCCAGATGAGCGGCATGGTGGTCCAGCGCAACAAGGCCATCATCGGCGCGAACGCCTTCGCCCACGAGGCGGGCATTCACCAGGACGGCATCCTGAAGGAGCGCACGACCTACGAGATCATGCGCCCCGAGGACGTCGGCATCTCCGGCAGCGACATGGTCCTGGGCAAGCACTCGGGCCGCCACGCCCTGTTCGTCCACCTGGGGCGGATGGGCTTCCAGGTCGCGGACGACCAGAAGGAGTCCGTCTACAACCAGTTCAAGGAGCTGTGCGACAAGAAGAAGTACATCTACGACGACGACCTGATCGCCATCATGCGCGAGCGGATCAGCGACATCCCGCAGGTGTACACGCTGGACTACTTCCACGTCGCGACGGGGACCAGCACGGTCCCCACCGCGACCGTCCGCCTGAAGAAGGGCGACGAGGTCTTCCAGGACTCCGCCTGCGGCGACGGCCCGGTGGACGCGACGCTGAAAACCATCGACCGGATCACCGGCGCGCCCGGCGCGCTGGAGGACTACTCGCTGCAGGCCGTCACCCGCGGCGAGGACGCCGTCGGCGAGGTCAGCGTCACGGTGGCGTTCGGCAAGGACATGGTCTCCGCCAAGGCCGCCAGCACGGACATCGTGGAGGCCAGCGCCAAGGCCTACCTGAACGCGCTGAACAGCCACCTGTTCGCCGAGCAGACGGCGAAGGGGCCGAAGAAAAAGGCCGCCGGCCGCCGCCAGGGGCGGCAGCCGTAATAGAAGTTCAGGCCGGATCGGACCCATCCGTCCGATCCGGCCGACATCCCCCGGGGTTTCCAAACATTGGAAAATTTTCCCGCTTTTTTTCCAATGATTGGAAACTTTGGGTATGCTATTTTCCAATCATTGGAAAAACGCGGTCTGCGCCGGAGGACCCCATGAGCACGCTGCTGATCAAGAACGGCCTGCTGGTCACGCTGAACGAGCAGGGCGAGGTCATCGAGGGCGGGAGCATCTACTGCGAGGACGCCCGCATCACGGAGGTCGGCCACTTCCACGAGCACCGGTACAAGGCGGACCAGGTCCTCGACGCCGGCGGGCGGCTGGTGATGCCCGGGCTGATCAACGCGCACCACCACCTCTATTCCACGTTCGCCTGCGGCTTCTCGCCGCCGGGCAAGCCCGCGGAGAACTTCAAGGAGATCCTCGAGCACCTCTGGTGGAAGCTGGATTACGCCCTGACCGGGGAGGACGTCTACTTCTCCGCCCTGCTCCC
Protein-coding sequences here:
- a CDS encoding 2-isopropylmalate synthase, translated to MSTEKTSEKNRVIIFDTTLRDGEQCPGASMNIHEKLEVARQLARLNVDVIEAGFPIASPGDFEAVKAVAEQVKGPYIAGLARCINKDIERCAEAVAPAGKKAYIHTFLATSAIHRQFKLKKAKHEIVKQAVAAVKYARTFCDRVQFSPEDASRTEPEFLAEVCEAVIDAGATTVNIPDTVGYAVPIEFGRLIAYLVEHVRNIHRAIIHVHCHNDLGLAVANSLAAVRNGARGIECTINGLGERAGNCSLEEVVMGLRVRGDAFGNLWTAVKTRELYRTSRLVSQMSGMVVQRNKAIIGANAFAHEAGIHQDGILKERTTYEIMRPEDVGISGSDMVLGKHSGRHALFVHLGRMGFQVADDQKESVYNQFKELCDKKKYIYDDDLIAIMRERISDIPQVYTLDYFHVATGTSTVPTATVRLKKGDEVFQDSACGDGPVDATLKTIDRITGAPGALEDYSLQAVTRGEDAVGEVSVTVAFGKDMVSAKAASTDIVEASAKAYLNALNSHLFAEQTAKGPKKKAAGRRQGRQP
- a CDS encoding inverse autotransporter beta domain-containing protein, giving the protein PWRSLLLAVLALLLAADPADAAKEKKKERSKPAAEKKAARKKAKPKAEPKAEAPAEEKAAATLPPAELTVGVQFRDDEAEGLGDVLVPAWRFPSGLLFVNPRSTRTDQDAEEYSLGLGYRHLFPKREIILGANGYYDYRDTGHSTYDQWGAGLELLSRWLDARANYYDPEDTRTVVAETTERSSSSSTSTEEGWTDPYAEDHEIAQSYIIQQTTRTTTTTRFFEQYEQAMDGWDAEAGLRLPLPVRPETFEARVFGGYYRFDADYGDDIEGFKARLELRLLASLFLDAAWYEDDALTGSDYYAGGRFSVPLDLAALAHGRNPFAAFQSRLGRGERTFDARLTEMVMRDPQIRLEVSDFIERADLYTVQTSKDTDTWRQDYTLMADVNFVDGDAGSRGGDGSAERPFSAIQDGVDDAFGERNVYVYDASKSYRENVEMTPGVTLWGSGCLVPGYNGKSFGSGIQPTVDGRSGGPSITMADRTTIRGFRITNTDHGGARFEDVAMLGDMDISRVGLFGNGATDLRVECNTIEGAAVGSAFGRVGDFNLVFANNDVLDNVNAGMLVGGEGASGTFDVLVDGSRFENNGIGLMSQAANYDSALLQIQDSAFNRNNADGATVLMIGNGLASVVLAGSQAERNAGAGFNVTAIASDLALVELSGVGAHRNGGGGVNIALMDSGSAQALLHDVQAHRNEGLGVNIGVLGADEGLISLSHVSADDNAGPGVTAVMVDAGEATAWLNHVHADGNEGPGLNVSIAGAGSAVAGVANSSADGNLGGGVNITLSDAPWAMALVSGSEARGNLGGPGFNVLVENADLALANLSGLTANDNEGGGILLNMQSPFAAIGVIGMPAALVETLEGALGLAGGLLPPEVEDLLGPAGPIEAVGNQGQGVAAFIDGDLIAGGAFFDIRAEGNLGGGVSALVSSSNGIAVGLGGSSENIMEIAQLGADIASLFGIDLAVAPSPGGRTVVNGNLGPGFVLGAMGNLAGVGALVGVEADGNLGLGAGVMVSSEAISVAAAARILALNTMGDGLVVAADGPTAAIGVVADAQATGNAGNGIVAEITSDEGYAGALFASTDPLRPVAALLGDLLLGEPLAVPGQPFGPVIASDNGADGVAAVVTGRDGALGLFLDTQATGNGDDGLDVSVNSPEGYAISAFVSSDWLFDLLGGFLGPIDYDPLGGIIASGNVDHGIRLRQDGLAGAYAVLVGLQANENGKDGLNARLDSGEGDAMTAVIAADAMDNGGQGFLTENNASLDSLAAFVDVWASGNERQGIRAIGTSVNANAYAILAGVDTVDNGMAGSSIELGATVDAVACLTDMSSYLNEGRGAAVTLTAGGSAVLLAGSGALDDFTAAYDPLFGLFGLVAFLLPQDAVLLDNNEGAGLYADLHSAAGEAVVNLADVRAVGNDNAGLNLDLAADSGGISAGFLDVTAGENGGRGLDLFAAGAGSLLAVDLTRVSVNNNSNDGARIRVDYNGPVNVYGEQVVAIDNGGAGVRMDILAGGLLNMDFGGGALGSPGQGQFFGNGARDFRNVGAGTVFAEQNWWGANPPLANQFFGSVDYTPWLTEPPP